The proteins below come from a single Sorghum bicolor cultivar BTx623 chromosome 4, Sorghum_bicolor_NCBIv3, whole genome shotgun sequence genomic window:
- the LOC8055412 gene encoding uncharacterized protein LOC8055412, translating to MAHSPSGSRAAAPSTGDEAFTDAAADGGCDSNLSALLFDVSQQVQGGLQSMLKMSSEIVRCDGEIDAEVERARDAMAEKGRALHDERERVQKAALAALDILSGGRGAI from the exons ATGGCCCACTCGCCGTCGGGATCGCgcgcggcggcgccgtcgaCCGGGGACGAGGCCTTCACCGACGCGGCAGCGGATGGTGGCTGCGACTCCAACCTCTCCGCGCTCCTCTTCG ACGTGTCGCAGCAGGTGCAGGGCGGTCTCCAGAGCATGCTCAAGATGAGCAG CGAGATCGTGCGGTGTGACGGCGAGATCGATGCGGAGGTGGAGCGCGCGAGGGATGCCATGGCGGAGAAAGGCCGGGCGCTGCACGACGAGCGGGAGAGGGTCCAGAAGGCTGCCCTCGCCGCGCTCGACATCCTCAGCGGTGGCCGTGGTGCCATCTGA
- the LOC8055413 gene encoding uncharacterized protein LOC8055413 encodes MRVAPKVLFLVRDAAGYGAALADSLRPRTGLTRESSPFELALDKYGLHGEKASGELLSFSDSNGSPQVSIFVLPDYKPPLAACVVNEVLELISSEATSTERILIVPFITRSSSYHRGMEHATKASPVLHGAEIGATTDYTHLFVGGTTKPPTFLQIRSEPILCLLEMVRVLRMPTVLLVTSGGQQQGKSSTVSDLEVLQCLGEHLAKHMALEFSKETVLKRGIEKSPIDQEPWRELYG; translated from the exons ATGCGGGTCGCACCCAAGGTGCTCTTCCTCGTCCGCGACGCCGCGGGATACGGCGCGGCCCTCGCCGACTCGCTCCGTCCGCGGACCGGGCTAACGAG GGAGTCCTCGCCCTTCGAGCTTGCCCTTGACAAGTACGGCCTCCACGGAGAGAAGGCGTCCGGCGAGCTCCTGAGCTTTTCCGATTCCAATGGCTCTCCACAG GTGTCCATTTTTGTTCTGCCAGACTATAAGCCCCCTCTTGCAGCGTGTGTTGTAAATGAGGTCTTGGAACTGATTTCTTCTGAAGCTACCTCCACTGAGCGAATTCTAATTGTCCCATTCATCACAAGATCGTCAAGCTATCATCGTGGAATGGAACATGCGACAAAAGCATCGCCTGTACTTCATGGTGCTGAAATAGGGGCAACAACTGACTATACTCACTTGTTTGTTGGTGGGACCACTAAACCTCCTACATTCTTGCAAATACGTAGTGAACCAATATTATGTTTGCTGGAAATGGTGCGCGTGTTGAGGATGCCTACAGTTCTTCTTGTCACTTCTGGTGggcagcaacaaggcaagaGCTCTACAGTTTCTGATCTTGAG GTACTGCAATGCTTAGGAGAGCACTTGGCCAAGCACATGGCTTTGGAGTTCTCCAAAGAAACTGTTCTCAAGAGAGGGATCGAAAAATCACCAATTGATCAGGAACCCTGGCGCGAGCTGTATGGGTGA
- the LOC110434978 gene encoding uncharacterized protein LOC110434978 — MRKEIIIRIHVKSDKCQAKAMKVAAAGNGVESVTLSGGDKSLLLVIGDGVDTNKLLKKLKKKVGEAEMVELRTHDTFEAAALPLPLPGTKQELAAMMAMAAARSPYNNHQQQWQHSYAAAPTSPYSYHYDYPSPVGGYGYGYGAGGGAAVSSYSRAVARSHPANYSPMVERHDYQPMEHSSSSSSGKRMQTMAVPRHGSGTNSCTIL; from the exons ATGAGG AAGGAGATCATAATCCGGATTCATGTGAAATCCGACAAGTGCCAGGCCAAGGCCATGAAGGTGGCAGCAGCCGGCAACG GAGTGGAGTCCGTGACGCTGTCCGGCGGCGACAAGAGCCTGCTGCTGGTGATCGGCGACGGCGTGGACACGAACAAGCtcctgaagaagctcaagaagaaggTGGGCGAGGCGGAGATGGTGGAGCTGAGGACGCACGACACGTTCGAGGCGGCGGCGCTCCCGCTCCCGCTCCCGGGCACCAAGCAGGAGCTGGCGGCCATGATGGCGATGGCGGCGGCGCGGTCGCCCTACAACAACCACCAGCAGCAGTGGCAGCACAGCTACGCCGCGGCGCCCACCAGCCCGTACTCCTACCACTACGACTACCCGTCGCCGGTGGGCGGATATGGCTACGGCTAcggggccggcggcggcgccgctgtCAGCAGCTACTCGCGGGCCGTGGCGCGCAGCCATCCGGCCAATTACTCGCCGATGGTGGAGAGGCACGACTACCAGCCCATGGAgcactcctcctcttcctcctccggaAAGCGGATGCAGACTATGGCGGTGCCGCGCCATGGCAGTGGCACCAACAGCTGCACCATACTCTAG
- the LOC110434821 gene encoding uncharacterized protein LOC110434821 has protein sequence MRVGQGKKHGRYWLGDGVLDSTQVPSLSQIRAETPSGGPAIRQRSSPSQQKIVALEAENKRLNEKVANHAKQLAEIKAFLQSQNGGALLSPHASPSQSTVGSNNPPQLQAGDRSMPSPGHARQIASPDD, from the exons ATGAGGGTTGGACAAGGCAAGAAGCATGGGCGGTACTGGCTTGGCGATGGCGTCCTCGATTCCACCCAGGTTCCCTCTCTCTCCCAGATCCGAGCTGAAACCCCGAGCGGAGGCCCGGCCATACGCCAACGGTCGTCCCCTTCACAGCAGAAGATTGTGGCACTCGAG GCCGAGAACAAGAGGCTCAATGAGAAGGTAGCAAACCATGCCAAGCAGCTGGCCGAAATTAAGGCGTTCCTCCAGAGTCAGAATGGGGGGGCTTTGTTAAGTCCTCATGCGAGTCCT TCTCAGTCAACCGTGGGTTCGAATAACCCACCTCAACTGCAAGCAGGCGACCGATCTATGCCTTCGCCAGGCCATGCCAGGCAAATTGCTTCACCAGACGACTAG
- the LOC110434822 gene encoding uncharacterized protein LOC110434822 has protein sequence MHYEERITLTIKYYAEHLSQKINKAEARQSLLTQEQFLEMIPWWCASYADCWEKIVNSWFVPGVAEDRDSHRDRAKQKQDPTHHQGSSSLSGYQKNGRLRMVAGLCQSSRHMEWPARQRRLPMSPSTWMTRPRRTATRASTHASLPMRLRLGRFGQTGIRAPMTLMGRWS, from the exons ATGCACTACGAGGAGCGCATCACTCTCACCATCAAGTACTACGCCGAGCACCTTAGTCAGAAGATCAACAAGGCAGAGGCAAGACAGTCGCTTCTGACCCAGGAACAGTTCCTAGAG ATGATTCCATGGTGGTGCGCGTCATATGCCGACTGTTGGGAGAAGATTGTGAACAGTTGGTTTGTGCCTGGAGTAGCCGAGGATCGCGACTCCCACCGTGACCGGGCTAAGCAGAAGCAAGACCCCACACACCATCAAGGAAGCAGCAGCCTCAGCGGGTACCAAAAAAATGG TCGTCTTCGCATGGTGGCCGGACTTTGTCAAAGTTCCAGGCATATGGAATGGCCCGCAAGGCAAAGGCGTCTTCCGATGTCACCTTCAACGTGGATGACCCGCCCGAGGCGTACAGCGACCCGGGCATCCACGCACGCATCACTACCTATGCGTCTGAGGTTAGGTCGGTTCGGTCAGACTGGGATCCGAGCACCGATGACATTGATGGGACGGTGGTCATGA